One stretch of Chitinivibrionales bacterium DNA includes these proteins:
- a CDS encoding BCAM0308 family protein — translation MNKTMGTRRVFPERQDEYEAREKYPEPAVCPECGDVFRNGRWTGRKMFPSGDLYLAKCPACSRKDGNRPAGDIKISGPFFQAHQAEILNRIRRIERKERGTHPLEQIIAMHSEPDYADISTSGIHLARRIGDALRHSFKGDLSYSYGKGEKSIRVIWARN, via the coding sequence ATGAATAAAACCATGGGGACAAGAAGGGTATTTCCTGAACGGCAGGATGAGTACGAAGCAAGAGAAAAATATCCGGAACCGGCGGTGTGCCCGGAGTGCGGGGACGTTTTCAGGAATGGACGCTGGACCGGACGTAAAATGTTTCCCAGCGGCGACTTGTACCTTGCAAAATGTCCGGCCTGCAGCAGAAAGGACGGCAACCGGCCGGCCGGGGACATCAAAATCAGCGGGCCTTTTTTTCAGGCCCATCAGGCAGAGATACTGAACAGGATCAGGCGCATTGAACGCAAAGAAAGAGGGACGCATCCGCTCGAGCAGATCATCGCGATGCATTCCGAGCCGGACTACGCCGACATCTCCACGAGCGGGATCCATCTTGCCCGCAGAATAGGAGATGCCTTGCGGCATTCCTTCAAGGGCGACCTGTCGTATTCCTATGGCAAGGGCGAAAAGAGCATTCGCGTTATTTGGGCGCGAAATTAA
- a CDS encoding transporter, which yields MKPCKIVFYGAILAAVFAASQKSFAGPPFVTDDPEPVDFLHWEVYVGSQIEENAYGIQGTLPHVEVNFGAFPGGQLHIIAPYLIVNPSGGGLRNGIGDIELGVKYRFIKEYPWFPQVGTFPHLLVPTGDTARGTGTGRYQIFVPLWLQKSFGAFTTYGGGGMWFSPSYSQFNYWSLGWEAQYDITKMFTLGAELFHNTKAVNANQAETGLNGGGIVNVNAAHHILISAGTDIDGPNRLMVYAAYQLTI from the coding sequence ATGAAACCGTGCAAAATAGTTTTTTATGGAGCCATTCTTGCTGCGGTGTTCGCCGCTTCGCAGAAGAGTTTCGCAGGACCGCCGTTCGTTACCGACGACCCTGAACCTGTGGATTTCCTTCACTGGGAAGTCTATGTCGGTTCGCAGATAGAAGAAAATGCTTATGGAATCCAGGGGACGCTCCCGCACGTAGAGGTAAATTTCGGCGCGTTTCCCGGCGGGCAATTGCATATCATAGCCCCCTACCTCATCGTGAATCCCAGCGGAGGGGGGTTGCGCAATGGGATCGGCGATATAGAACTGGGCGTGAAATACCGATTTATCAAAGAATATCCGTGGTTTCCGCAGGTGGGAACGTTCCCGCACCTGCTTGTTCCTACCGGAGACACGGCGCGGGGCACCGGAACCGGCCGCTACCAGATTTTTGTTCCGCTGTGGCTGCAGAAAAGTTTCGGCGCCTTTACCACATACGGCGGCGGGGGAATGTGGTTCAGTCCAAGCTACTCCCAATTTAATTATTGGTCTCTCGGATGGGAAGCCCAATACGATATTACCAAAATGTTCACGCTCGGGGCGGAACTCTTCCACAATACCAAGGCGGTGAACGCCAACCAGGCGGAAACCGGGTTAAACGGGGGCGGCATCGTCAATGTCAATGCCGCGCACCATATTCTGATTTCCGCGGGTACCGATATCGATGGCCCGAACCGTCTCATGGTTTATGCCGCTTATCAATTGACAATATGA
- the trxB gene encoding thioredoxin-disulfide reductase: MENLVIVGSGPAGLTAALYAARAGIGPLVIEGAQSGGIAGGQLMNAGVIENFPALPKGLDGPELVRLMREQVREYRLQTIASDVVSANLMARPFTLTCANGKNVEAKAVIVATGAAARRLPMESEKKFWGRGVSACAVCDGALPLFRDKPLAVIGGGDSAAESALHLTQFGIKIAVIHRRDRLKASKVMQQRVLENKKIDVFWNKTVVEFLGDEVLTGLRLKDEKTGETSDIAASGAFEAIGEVPNNKFLGSQIRLEDSGHIRTQSNSTMTSVDGVFAAGDIADRKYRQAITASGSGCMAALDAERWLIEKGLLD; encoded by the coding sequence ATGGAAAACCTGGTGATTGTCGGATCCGGTCCTGCGGGACTCACCGCCGCGCTGTACGCCGCGCGGGCGGGCATCGGGCCGCTGGTCATCGAAGGCGCGCAGAGCGGCGGCATCGCCGGCGGCCAGCTCATGAACGCGGGCGTGATCGAAAACTTTCCCGCGCTTCCGAAGGGCCTTGACGGACCGGAGCTCGTGCGGCTCATGCGCGAGCAGGTGCGGGAATACCGTCTGCAAACCATCGCGAGCGACGTGGTCTCTGCGAATCTGATGGCGCGGCCGTTCACCCTGACCTGCGCCAACGGTAAAAACGTCGAGGCGAAGGCCGTCATCGTCGCGACCGGCGCAGCGGCCCGGCGGCTGCCCATGGAATCGGAAAAAAAATTCTGGGGCAGGGGCGTCTCAGCTTGCGCCGTATGCGACGGCGCCCTGCCGCTTTTCAGGGACAAGCCTTTGGCCGTCATAGGCGGGGGAGACAGCGCGGCCGAAAGTGCACTCCACCTCACGCAGTTCGGAATAAAAATCGCCGTCATTCACCGGCGGGACAGATTAAAAGCCTCAAAAGTCATGCAGCAGCGCGTGCTCGAAAATAAAAAAATCGACGTCTTCTGGAACAAAACCGTCGTGGAGTTCCTCGGCGACGAAGTGCTCACCGGCTTGCGGCTCAAGGACGAGAAAACCGGAGAAACGTCCGACATCGCGGCGAGCGGCGCCTTTGAAGCGATCGGCGAAGTGCCGAACAACAAATTCCTCGGCTCTCAAATCAGGCTCGAGGATTCGGGCCATATCCGGACGCAGTCCAACTCCACCATGACCTCGGTTGACGGCGTTTTCGCGGCCGGCGACATTGCGGATAGGAAATACCGGCAGGCCATCACCGCGTCCGGCAGCGGGTGCATGGCCGCGCTCGATGCCGAGCGCTGGCTCATCGAAAAGGGTTTGCTTGATTGA
- a CDS encoding cytochrome c peroxidase — protein sequence MSARRLNFYFVFPIFFGGVSLAAPTAAGAGENDSGLMEIALRTFGVLPAVMASPKNDVTPEKTFLGRILFFETRISKDGTASCSRCHLFGLYGTDGLPLAIGNSCKVNPRNAPTVFNAAAQISAHWVGNRTDVEDQAKQALVGPVSLGMPSYDSAMKVLKSIPGYPPLFRAAFPKSADPVTPENFALAIGAFERTLVTPGPLDTFENGDASALSAAQKTGMNVFIVAGCSNCHNGPYLGGQEYKKFGIKEPYWISTKSATKDLGRFIVTGDESDKYVFKVPVLRNIAMTAPYFHDGSVASLDTAVRIMARVQLDKELSEMQVSDVMAFFNALTGTIPDSCLRVPVLPPSQPQVTKRPSK from the coding sequence ATGAGCGCCCGCCGTTTAAATTTTTATTTTGTTTTCCCGATATTCTTTGGCGGTGTCTCCCTCGCCGCACCTACGGCGGCCGGCGCCGGGGAAAATGATTCCGGTCTTATGGAGATCGCGCTCAGGACTTTCGGTGTCCTGCCTGCGGTGATGGCGTCGCCGAAAAACGATGTCACCCCGGAAAAAACATTTCTCGGAAGGATTCTTTTTTTTGAGACCCGCATTTCAAAGGATGGGACCGCAAGCTGCTCGCGCTGCCATCTTTTCGGCCTGTACGGCACCGACGGCCTGCCGCTTGCAATCGGCAATTCCTGTAAAGTAAACCCGAGGAACGCACCGACCGTTTTCAATGCCGCCGCCCAGATTTCGGCGCATTGGGTCGGCAACAGGACCGACGTTGAAGACCAGGCGAAGCAGGCGCTCGTGGGGCCGGTGTCGCTCGGCATGCCGTCGTACGACTCGGCCATGAAAGTCCTCAAGTCGATTCCCGGATATCCGCCGCTGTTCAGGGCCGCTTTTCCCAAAAGCGCCGATCCGGTAACGCCGGAAAATTTTGCGCTTGCGATCGGGGCGTTTGAAAGGACACTCGTCACGCCGGGTCCGCTTGACACATTTGAAAACGGAGACGCGTCGGCGCTTTCGGCGGCCCAGAAAACGGGGATGAACGTTTTTATCGTCGCGGGATGCTCAAACTGCCATAACGGTCCGTATCTGGGAGGACAAGAGTATAAAAAATTCGGAATCAAAGAGCCCTACTGGATCTCTACGAAAAGCGCGACAAAGGATCTCGGCCGCTTCATCGTAACGGGCGATGAAAGCGACAAATATGTTTTTAAGGTGCCGGTGCTGCGAAACATTGCCATGACCGCGCCCTATTTCCATGACGGGTCGGTTGCCTCGCTCGACACAGCGGTGAGGATAATGGCCAGGGTCCAGCTCGACAAAGAGCTGTCGGAAATGCAAGTTTCCGACGTCATGGCATTTTTCAATGCGCTTACAGGGACGATCCCCGATTCCTGTTTAAGGGTTCCGGTGCTGCCGCCGTCTCAACCCCAGGTGACGAAAAGGCCGTCCAAATAA
- a CDS encoding DUF488 family protein yields the protein MIKVKRVYDPVEASDGARFLVDRLWPRGKKKEGLAIKAWVPEIAPSTALRTWFHHDPGRWPEFKRRYFAELDKQEHELKILSGENNKGTLTLLHASSDRAFNNATALKAYLEMKAGKRNKKRGASEDFMPI from the coding sequence ATGATCAAGGTAAAACGGGTGTATGATCCCGTCGAGGCAAGCGACGGGGCGAGGTTTCTCGTGGACCGTTTATGGCCGCGCGGTAAAAAGAAAGAAGGTCTTGCCATAAAGGCATGGGTTCCGGAAATCGCACCGAGCACCGCGCTGCGAACCTGGTTTCACCATGACCCCGGCCGGTGGCCCGAATTCAAACGGCGTTATTTTGCCGAACTTGATAAACAGGAACATGAGTTAAAAATCCTTAGCGGTGAAAATAATAAAGGAACGCTCACGCTGCTCCACGCGTCAAGCGATAGGGCGTTTAACAATGCAACCGCCCTTAAGGCGTATCTTGAAATGAAAGCCGGAAAAAGAAATAAAAAACGAGGTGCTTCCGAAGATTTTATGCCGATTTAA
- a CDS encoding phage protein GemA/Gp16 family protein — protein sequence MATRAQIKKIHALKSVLNLDEDNYRTMLSSFIMPDGTPVWSSKDLTFDQASSLIAALEHSIDHSPSLQKRLYASAKQLRLIAVLWKRITRANDEEGASNTLHAFLRHRFHVRRFDRIPKKQIGKVIKSLRIMTEHRPAP from the coding sequence ATGGCGACACGCGCGCAAATAAAAAAAATTCACGCGTTAAAATCCGTCCTCAATCTTGATGAGGATAATTACCGCACGATGCTTTCTTCGTTTATTATGCCCGACGGGACGCCGGTGTGGTCGAGCAAGGACCTTACTTTCGATCAAGCCTCTTCCCTCATCGCCGCCCTGGAACATTCCATCGATCATTCTCCGTCTTTGCAAAAGCGCCTCTATGCATCCGCGAAACAGCTTCGCCTGATTGCTGTCTTATGGAAACGGATCACCCGGGCAAACGATGAAGAAGGCGCCTCGAACACCCTTCACGCTTTTTTGCGGCACAGGTTTCACGTCCGGCGCTTTGACAGGATTCCTAAAAAACAAATTGGAAAAGTGATAAAATCCCTGCGCATAATGACGGAACATCGCCCTGCGCCGTAA
- a CDS encoding DUF2934 domain-containing protein, whose amino-acid sequence MADSIDRKKIEQRAYQIFEERGRTHGWDIDDWIRAEREIKSLEKNKKPLGRKKTFL is encoded by the coding sequence ATGGCTGACAGTATCGACCGTAAGAAAATCGAGCAGCGCGCCTACCAGATTTTTGAAGAACGGGGCAGGACTCACGGGTGGGATATCGATGATTGGATACGAGCTGAAAGGGAAATAAAAAGCCTGGAGAAAAACAAAAAACCATTAGGCAGAAAAAAAACATTTCTGTAA
- a CDS encoding ferredoxin produces MKAAVDKSLCVGCELCAQICPSIFSMGEDGFAEAVSTPVPANQEALCREAAESCPVDAITIAG; encoded by the coding sequence ATGAAAGCCGCCGTTGACAAGAGTTTATGCGTTGGCTGCGAATTGTGCGCCCAGATATGCCCTTCTATTTTTTCGATGGGCGAAGACGGGTTTGCGGAGGCGGTTTCGACCCCCGTGCCAGCGAACCAAGAGGCATTATGCCGGGAAGCGGCGGAAAGCTGCCCGGTGGACGCAATTACAATAGCGGGATAA
- a CDS encoding DUF1540 domain-containing protein: MKEKEEMMAAIQECDAMECSFNQNKKCHAFAINVGGPNEICASCDTFFKTNVKGGLQNVSGGVGACKVQSCVYNKLLQCTAGSVRFSLHESHADCATYQPL; encoded by the coding sequence ATGAAAGAAAAAGAAGAAATGATGGCCGCGATTCAAGAATGCGATGCGATGGAATGTTCGTTCAATCAGAATAAAAAATGCCATGCATTCGCCATCAATGTCGGCGGCCCGAATGAAATTTGCGCAAGCTGTGACACGTTTTTTAAAACGAACGTTAAAGGCGGTTTGCAAAATGTCTCGGGCGGGGTAGGGGCATGCAAGGTGCAGTCATGCGTTTATAATAAATTATTGCAATGCACTGCGGGCTCGGTACGGTTCTCTCTCCATGAGAGTCATGCCGATTGCGCGACCTACCAACCCCTTTAA
- the trxA gene encoding thioredoxin codes for MPDLPSSFEELIFTYEKPVLVDFWAVWCAPCRIMSPTIEQIAKEYSGRLLAIKVNVDDKPLIATRYQIGSIPTVMMFWKGKPVLRIIGAQPLEEVKRQIDEHWPEQPSQAASQPLFGS; via the coding sequence GTGCCCGACCTGCCGAGCTCTTTTGAAGAATTGATTTTCACCTATGAAAAACCCGTGCTGGTTGATTTCTGGGCGGTGTGGTGCGCGCCGTGCCGGATCATGAGCCCGACCATCGAGCAAATCGCGAAGGAATATTCGGGCCGGCTTCTGGCGATAAAAGTGAACGTTGACGACAAGCCGCTCATCGCCACCCGGTATCAGATCGGTAGCATCCCGACGGTCATGATGTTTTGGAAAGGAAAGCCCGTTTTACGGATCATCGGGGCGCAACCGTTGGAAGAGGTCAAACGCCAGATCGATGAACACTGGCCGGAGCAGCCTTCTCAAGCCGCAAGCCAACCCCTGTTCGGCTCCTAG
- a CDS encoding response regulator: MDQKKNKLLIVDDEEAILFAFSKTLAGPEVEIHTAQTLHDALKLLQENDYQAVIADLKLSGISNYDGYEVIKSAKRNQKECKIFVMTAFGDEKTKQAVFALGTDYYLEKPISPQKVKEILASFGMY; the protein is encoded by the coding sequence ATGGACCAGAAAAAAAACAAACTGTTGATTGTCGACGATGAAGAGGCGATTCTTTTTGCATTTTCCAAAACGCTTGCGGGACCTGAAGTTGAGATCCACACAGCGCAAACGCTGCATGATGCGCTAAAGCTCCTTCAGGAAAACGACTATCAGGCAGTCATTGCCGATCTCAAATTGAGCGGCATCTCAAACTACGATGGCTATGAAGTGATCAAATCCGCCAAAAGAAATCAGAAAGAGTGCAAAATTTTCGTGATGACCGCCTTTGGCGATGAAAAAACCAAGCAAGCGGTCTTTGCGCTGGGAACAGATTATTATTTGGAAAAACCCATTTCTCCCCAGAAGGTAAAAGAGATTCTTGCGAGTTTCGGGATGTATTGA